The Candidatus Paceibacterota bacterium genomic sequence GCTGAAGAGTGTGACCGGATTCGTGCCTGCGGCGGGGGATACCGCGGGCGGGTTGCTGGGCAGCATTCTGGGCACCAAGCCCGCCGGGACGACGAATCAAACGGCCACGAATCAGCCCGGCGGCGCGGTGGGCGGACTCTTGCAAGGCATCGGCGGCATTCTGGGCAAGGGCGCGCCCGCGGAAACCAACGCCTCGGCTACGAATAAAGCGCCTTCCAGAAACCCGCTCAAGGGCATCTTCAGGTGATGGGTTAGCCGGGAGGGGGAGGGTTCCTGCTGCTATGTGCGCTTGGCTCGATGGCTGCGGCGGCGGGACCTGAGCTTTGCCCCGTTCGCGTCTGCCACCCGGAAGAAGGCGGCGTGAATGACTTCGTTGTCGTGAACCAGCGCGGTTCCGGTCAGGGCTTTGGCTCTGAAGCGGACATCGGCGCCATAGCCAATGGACGGGAATCGTCGTGCCTCAGCGGCCATGATTTCGGCCAGGAATTCCCGGCTCCGCGTCTCGGCCGCGTCCGGCGTAATGGTCTTGGGCTCGGAAGCCAGCAAGCCTTCCAGGGAGTAGCTCTGCACCAGCTTGGGATGCAGTTTGGCGTAGGCGGAGGTGCGGGAGACGACATCCGCGCCGGCGGGTTGTCCGTTGATGATGGCGAGCAGGCCGACCTGGCCGGGGAGGCACGGGAAGGCTTCGATGCAACGCTGCAGGTCGCTTTCCCGGGCTTTGAAGACGTCGCTCATGGCGGAGGTAGGCGAAGGAATGCCGGCTTTGACCACACACTCGGCGACACTTTCCCAGACCTCAGCCTGGTTGGAATGGTGAACTCCGGATTTCTCCAGTGAACGCAGGACCGAATGGGCCTTCAGGGCCCTGCTCTTGTGGGCCATGACGTGGCCGGAGTCTCTCAAGGCACTCGACGAATACGCCCAGCGACCTTGTTCGGTGCTGCTGACCGGGATTCTGGCCGCGCATAGCTCGCGGAGCAGAATCGAACAGTTGACGGCGCGGTTTTGCCTGGCCCCGGCAAGTTCCTCGCCATCAATGAGCAGCACGGGCATGTGCCCGCGGTTGACGATTTTCAGTTCTGGAACCGAGCCGGCAGCCGAAACCTCAGTGATGGCGACGTCCCAATTCGCAAGCGCCTCGTTCAGGGTGCAATATTGGAACGTGCCGTCAGTCTTGGCTATAAGCGGCACCAGAGCGATGTTCCTATGCGTCTGAACGGCTCCGCACCGCATCGAATCGAGTCGGTTTCTCACTGTTTTTCCCATTCTCCTGGTTTGTGTGTAATTGAAGCCGCTTACACCATTTACGGGCGAAGAGGTCCAGTTCTTGCAGGGAATCTTAGTGGAAAGGCGGGGCTAACGGCGCGAATTGCCGGCCAGAAACCGGCATAAGTGCCTGTGCCGGAAAGAGTTATGCGGTTTTCCGAATGGGTGGGGTTGGTGTATTGGCGTAAGTTCCACGGCCGTAGTGGGTTACGGAAATGAACCTACGGTGTGTATCCGGTGAGGATACGGTGAGGATACGGAGGGGCTCCTTTGGGGGAAGGGGCCCGAGTCCGGACAACAGGCCGGTACGGATACGCTGTGGGCGCTTAGCCGCCTAAGTCAGCCGCCGGTTGGGGGCAGGCTATCCCGCCAGGATGCCGCCCTGGCTGGCGTTGGTGACCTGCTTTTGGTAGCGGGCCAGCCAGCCGTTGAGGTCGCGCTTCACGGGTTGCCACGTCTGTTTGCGTGCGGCCAGCTCGGCTTCCGGCACCACGATGTCTATGCGGCGGTTGGGGAAGTCTATGCGCAGGCGGTCGCCGTTGCGCAGCAGGCCGATGGGGCCGCCTTCCACCGCCTCGGGTGAGACGTGCCCGATGCACGCGCCGGCGGTGCCGCCGCTGAACCGGCCGTCGGTGACAAGGGCCACCTTGTCGCTGAGCCCCAGGCCGACGATGTAGCTGGTCGGCGAGAGCATCTCCTGCATGCCCGGCCCGCCGCGCGGTCCTTCGTTGCGGATGACGACCACGTCGCCCGCTTTGACCTTGCCGCCGAGAATGCCTTCACAGGCGTCCTCCTGGCTTTCGAAGATGACGCAGGGGCCTTCAAACACGAAGCCGGGGCCGCAGTATTGCTTGAACTCATCGCTGATGCCAGCGGTCTTGACCACGCAGCCTTCGGGCGCGAGCTGGCCGTAGAGGATGGCCAGGCCGCCGTCCTTCGTGTAGGCGGTATCCTTGGTGCGGATGCAGTCCTGGGCGTTGAACCTGAACGCGGAGTCGTAGGGCATCAGGCCGCTGGGCTGGGCTTCCGCAAGCTGGGCCGGGCGGTATTCGTGGTAGGCCTTGTGGATCTGCCATCCGCGCAGGCGGCCCGTGCGCAACAAGCAGCAGATCTTCTTCTCGGCGCCTTTGGCGTATTGCCACATCACCAGCAACGGCGTGCCTTTCAGCGTCCCCAGCTCGGCGCGCACGAGTCCTTTGAACTCGGCGAACTTCTCTTTCAGGCCGGCTTCGATAGCGGCCGGGCCCTTCCAGGTGAGGGTCTCATTGACTTGCATCTCCCCGTCTTCGTCGAACAGGGCGGCGATGGCGGCTGGGTCGCCTGCGTTGAACGCTGCCGCGAAACGCCAGAGCGTGATGCCGCGCGGGTCGCCGGGGAAGAACAGGAGCGGCTTGGGCGCGAGGTTTCCGCCGGGGGTGCGCGCGGCGGGGCCGAGCTTGTCATTCGGGTCCAGTACCAGCGCCGAGCAGCCGGCCACGCGCGAGGTCTTGGCCCAAGGGGTGCACTTTTCGGAGCGCGCGTCCCAATCGTCTATGTTCTCGCCAATGGTCTTGCCGGTCACGGTCTTGCAGCCCGGGTTCAGGGCGCCCATGCGCTTGAGTTCGCCCAAGATGGTGTGAATGCCGCCCGCCCGGTGCACGTCCTGGACGTGGTAGTTCGAAGAGGGGGAAACCTTGCACAGACACGGCACGCGGCGCGAGATGTCGTCAATGCGTTTAATGTCGTAGGGGATGCCGGCTTCGCGCGCAATGGCGAGCGTGTGCAGGATGGTGTTGGTGGAGCCGCCCATGGCCACATCGAGGACGATGGCGTTGTCGAACGCCTCCTGCGTGGCGATGTCGCGGGGTTTGAGGTCCACCTGGACCAGCTTGATAATGGCCCGGGCGGCGCGCTCATAGAGGGCTTCGCGCTCCTTGGAGACGGCCAGGATGGTGCCATTGCCGGGCAGGGCCATGCCGAGCGCTTCGCAGAGGCAGTTCATCGAGTTGGCGGTGAACATGCCCGAACAGGAACCACAGGTCGGGCAGGCGCTTTGTTCGAGTTTCTGCAAGTCCGCGGCGGTGATCTTGCCCACCTGCAGCTCGCCCACGCCTTTGAACACCGAGATGAGGTCGGACTTCTGGGTGGCGGGGCGCAGATGCTCCGGCAGGTCGCTCTCGGGGGCTTTTTCCGCGATGCCAGCGGCCATCGGTCCGCCGCTCACGAAGACCGTCGGGATGTTCAACCTCATGCTGGCCATCAACATGCCAGGCACGATCTTGTCGCAGTTCGGGATGCAGATCATGCCGTCAAAACAGTGCGCGCGGACCATGGACTCGACGCAGTCGGCGATCAGCTCGCGCGAGGGCAGGGAATATTTCATGCCGCTGTGGCCCATCGCGATGCCGTCGTCCACGCCGATGGTGTTGAAGATGAGCGGCACGCCGCCCGCCTCGCGGACGAGGCGCTTGACCAGCATGCCGACCTCGTTGAGGTGGGCATGGCCGGGGATGCAGTCAGTGTAAGAGTTGCAGACAGCGATGAACGGCTTGTCCCAATCCGCCTCGGATTCGATGGAGCCGGTGGCCCGCAACAGCGAGCGGTGCGGCGCGCGTTCGGCGCCCTTTTTGATGATGTCAGATCGCATAGGATTCTATGGCGTCCCGGCGGTTGTTGCCGAGAGGTCACGCGGCAAGGTAACAGGCAGGTCCGGCGTTGTCACGTGGTTGATCTTGGATCACGGATGGACGGATGAGGCTTGTAATCGCCCGCCGGAAGCGGATAGTGGCGGACGGTAGCTTGGCTCCTGTGCGGAACGAATGAGCGCGGTGGGAAACCGATTGACCTGTTGGTGGCATGGCTGCGGGAAAGCGGCGGCCTGCGGGCTGGGCGTTGCGCTGCTCGCGGCTGGGCTGCCGACAGCGCCGGCCGGCGCGACACCGGTGCAACAGCAGCTCGGGGAGTTGATCATGGTGGCACAGGGGAAGCGCATCGGGATGATTACTAACCCGTCCGGCTGTGACGAGAGCGGGAACCTGGACGCGGATTATCTCACCAATGCGCCGGGCGTCACCATCACCGCCTTCTTCGCGCCCGAACACGGCCTGCGCGGCACGCTGCCGCCCGGGGTGGGTGGCGGCGACTACGTTGACCCGGCTACCGGGATACCGGTTTACGACATCTACTCGCTCCGCAACGCGCCCACCGACGCCCAGCTCGCCGGCGTGGACCTGTTGGTCTTTGACCTCCAGGAAGTGGGCGTGCGCTTCTACACGTTCCTGTGGACGATGACCTACTGCCTGGAAGCGGCGGCGCGCAACGGCAAGCCGTTCTACATCGTTGACCGGCCCAACCCGGTCGGCGGCATGCGGGTCGAAGGTTCTCCCAATACGGTGGACTACGGGATCATCGGGCGGTTGGGCACGGGGGCGGCGTTTGGCGTGGCGACCCGGCATGGGATGACTGCGGGCGAAGTGGCGAAGATGTGGAACGAGGAGTGGATGTCGCCCAAGGTCGAGCTGCACGTGATCCTGATGCCGACCTGGACCCGAGACCAGTGGTGGGCCGAGACGGGGCGGGTGTTCGTGCGTCCTTCTCCAAACATGCGCACCACCAACACGGCGACGGTCTATCCGGGCACGTGCATCATCGAGGGCAGCAACCTGAGCGAGGGCCGCGGGACGGACAAACCGTTTGAGAAGATCGGCGCGCCGTTCATCAATGGAGCGACGCTCGCCTCCGCCCTGGCCACCAACGGCCTGGCGGGCGTGCGGTTTGATCCGGTCACGTTTACGCCCACCAGCTCGAAGCACTCGGGCAAGCTCTGCGGCGGCGTCCAGGTCGTGGTCACCAATCGCGACACCTTCGACCCGATCCGGACCGGCCTGTGCCTCCTCCAGACCGCCTACAAAGTCTATCCCACCCAGGTGACCATCACCTCCTACGCGGCCAACCTGATGGGCGTCCCGGGCCTGAACACCTCGCTCAAGACGCAAAGCGTGGACGCCATCATCGCCGGCTGGCAGACCCGCCTCGCCCAGTTCCGCGCCCTGCGCCGGAACTACCTGCTCTATCCTGAGCCCGGGCCCTCATTCGCTTCCGCGCGCCAGACCGGGTCGGGCGGCGGAGAGTTCGAGCTGGTTTGGCAAGGGCTGCTTGGCCGGGACTATCGTCTCTGGTCTCACGACCAGCTTTCCGGCGCGTGGGATGACGCGGGCGATCACCCCGGCACGGGAGGCGCAGTGAGGGTGCCCCTCAGCCCGGACTCCGCGCTGAGGTTCTACCGGCTGGAGCTGCTGCCCTGAGGCTGACGCGGTGGTGCTGTTCGTTTGGGGTGGGATCAGCGCGGGCTGACGTCCGCGGCTACGGCGGGGTAGCCGCCGTCGTCAGACGGCGCAAACATTCGCAGGCCGCCAGTGCGTGATCAGTACGCGCGCTTGGGACGGATTCCGCGCGGGCTGACGTCCGCCGCTACGGCGGGGTAGCCGCCGACGTCACTCGGCGCATTCTTTCGCCGGGACGGAGATTAGCGCCAACTGACGTTGGCGGCTACATCTTCTTGAATCTGCCCTGCTGGAACTGCAAACATCAGGAACCAGGGCTTGCAATCTCGGGGGGGGGCGTATACTTTCCGATCGTAGCGCTACCTAAACTCAGAGATCACTATGTGTGCCCATTCCTTCGTGCCTCGCCTGGCATCCCAAGAGCAGCCCTCTGTTGTCATGGCTGGCTCCGCCATGAGACTCCTGTCGCTAATACTGGTCTTGGCGTTGCCAGCCGTGACGCATTCCCAGTTCCTGTTCGTAACCAACAATGGTGCCATTACCATCACCGGATACAACGGCTCCGGAGGCACGGTGGTCATCCCCAGCGAGACCAACGGTCTGCCCGTAACCGGCATTGGGTTCCAGGCGTTCTATAACCGCAGCAGCGTGACTGGCATTACCATTCCCAACAGCGTGACCAATATTGGAGAGGACGCATTCCGTGGCTGCAGCGGCCTGACCAGCATGGTGATCCCTGACAGCGTCGTGGGCATTAGCGCAGGGATGTTCCAGAGCTGTGCCAACTTGACCAACGTCATGATTCCCGACAGCGTCACGGTGATCGGGGACAGCGCGTTCTATCTCTGCATTTGGCTTAATAACGTCACCATTCCCGACAGCGTCGCCAGCATCGGGGTCCAGGCTTTCTATAGCTGCACCCACCTTACCAACCTAACGATCGGCGGGAGCGTTACCAGCATTGGAAACAATGCGTTCGATTCATGCACCGCCCTGGCGGATGTGCGAATCCCGGACAGTGTAACCAGTCTGGGAAGCCGGGCCTTTTATGGCTGCAGCGGCCTCACTAACGTCGTGGTCGGCAACAGCGTCACCAATCTTCCAACTGACCTGTTCCGAAACTGCAGCGGCTTGAGCACGGTCGCGCTGCCTACGAACCTCCTCAGCATTCAATCTGGCGCATTTTGGCTCTGCACGAGCCTTACCAATATCGCGATCCCCAACGCCGTGCGCACGATCGGGGGGAACGCTTTCCAACAATGCCATAGCTTAACCAGCGTCACGATCCCTGACAGTGTCACCAGCATGGGCAATTCTGCGTTTGGGGTCTGCAGCAACCTCACCAGTGTCACAATCGGCAACGGGCTAACCAACATTCCGTTCCAGTGTTTTAGTTCCTGCGCTGCCCTGGCGCGTGTGACCATCGGCAACGGTGTCACGAGCATCGGAACCATAGCGTTCCAGTTTTGCCGAGCACTCACGAACGTTATGATGGGCAACCACATTGGCACCATCGGCCAGAGTGCCTTCGATTCCTGCACCAACCTGGCCAGCATCACGATTCCAAGGAGCGTTACCAACATCGTTGACTCCGCCTTTTATCTCTGCACCGGCCTGAGGGCCGTGTACTTCCAAGGCGACGCTCCCACCGCTGGTGCAATGATCTTCAACTATGCATTCAACGTAATCGTCTATTATCTGCCAGGCACGACGGGCTGGACTTCCACGTTCAAAAGTCGCCCGGCCTTGCTCTGGAACCCGCAGGCGCAGGGTAGCGGACCCAATTTCGGGGTGCGGACGAATAGATTCGGGTTTGACATCGCCGGAACGGCCAATATCCCCATCGCGGTAGAAGCGAGTTCAGGCTTGGCAAGCCCAAACTGGGTCTTGCTTGCGAGTTGCACTCTCACCAACGGTTCTGTCTATTTCAGCGACCCCGACTGGACGAATTACCCGACGCGCTTCTACCGCATCCGCTCGCCGTGAATAGCGCGGACTGACGTCCGCGACTACGGCTGGGTAGCCGCCGTCGTTAGCCCAACTTCGCGAACTGGAGGGCGGGGCCGGTGTCCTGGCAAGGGTTTGTGGGCGGGGCTTGCTGAGCTTCCAGATGGACCAGGAGGGGCTGGAGGAAGCGCCGGGTGCCCCTTGATAGGAGTTCCCTGCAACAAAGGTGTCTCTGGCCGATACCCAATAGCCGGATAGCCGATAGCTAAGGAGTTCTCTTGCCGTAGGGCGGCGGGGTTTCCTGCACGGTCATCGTTTCCGGGCTCGCGGCTCCGAGGGTTTCAAACAGCAGGCGGTGCATGTCTCCCTTGCCGGCGCGCTTGGAGACATGCAGCATTTCCACGCCCACGAGGTTATCCTGGGCGTCATAGTCCAGCACCACGCCGGGGGCGACTTGCTCCGAATCGGCAATCTCCGTGTCGTTGAGGCGCAGGTAGAGCGCGTCGGCTGCCGGATCAATCGTCAGTCTCACAGTTTGCCTTTCATGCTTCGGTCAAAATGCACCGTGATGACCTTGAGCGGATGGGCCCGCGGATCGCACACGACGCGCAGCACACGATAGCCTTGTTCCGCGATTGCCGCCAGCCGGTGTTGCATGCCCGGATCATCCGCATCCGGCTCGGTGCGTTCTGGCCGGGTGAGGGCCTGTTCCAACCAGGCCGATTCGATCTTTCGTTCCCGCATGCGCATCAGTGCGTGCTCGCTCAATTCGTACTTCACGGCTTCACCTCGACCGCGGCTTCGAGCGCCATACGCATTTCACCAATCTCACCCATTGCGGTGGATTCTAAGCTGCCGCCCGGGGGTTGGAAGCGGAAAAAGGACCCCCTACCGGTCTGTCCGGGGGCGATCAAGAGGGACGGAGCACAGGATTCGTCCAGGAAGAACTGCGTGGACCGACGTCCGCGGCTACTTGGGTTGGTTCCGCTGCGACCACAAATAACCGCAGAAGGACCACAACCCCGAGAACCGATACGCCGGGTCCACGTAGTGCTCGATCACGTAGAAGGCGAAATAGTACGCCCGGCAAAAGCACCACACCGTCAGCGCCAGCAGCAGGCCCACCTTCGGGCTCGGGTGCTCCAGCACGAGCAGCGCCAGCGACACGACCCCCAGCACCAGGAACAGCAGGCCCTTGCACTTGATCCACCGCGGATCAGTCAGGTCTTTCATCCCGCCCCCCGCTCACTTTGTTTCCCACACCACCTTGCCGTCCATGACCGTCAACAGCACGCGGGCCTTGTCAATCTCCGCCGGGTTGATCTTGTAGAGGTCTCGGTCAAGCATCACCAGGTCGGCCAGCTTGCCCGGAGTGAGAGTGCCTTTGACGTTCTCGGCAAACTCGGCATAGGCGGAGCCGACCGTGTAGGCGCGGATGGCCTCGTCCAGCGTGATCTTCTGTTCCGGCACCCAGCCATTGGGGTTCTTGCCGTCCAGCGTCTGGCGCGTCACCGCCGCCTTGAGCCCCTCCATCGGGTTGAGCGGCGCCACCGTCCAATCCGACCCGAACGCGAGCACCGCGCCGGAGTCGAGCAGTGAGCGGAAGGCGTAGGTGCCCTTCGAGCGCTCCGGCCCGATGCGCTTGTTGCACCAGCGCCCGTCGTCGGCGGCGTGGTAGGGCTGCATGGAGGCAATCACCTTCTGCTGGCCGAACCTGGGGATGTCCCCGAGCCGGATATGCTGGGCGTGTTCGATGCGGAAACGCCGGTCGCGCGCTCCGTTCTGCTCGGCGGTCTGGCGGTAGATCTCCAGGATGCGCCAGATCGCCTCGTCGCCGATGGCGTGGATCATCACTTGCAGGCCGGTCTTGTCCGCCGCCTCGACCCGCTTGAGCATGGTCCCCTCCGGCAGCATCTGGTCGAAGAGCAGGCCGCGCGTGTCCGGGGCGTCGTTGTAAGGCTCGAAGAACAGCGCCGTGGTGGAGCCGAGGCTGCCGTCGGAAAACCCCTTGAGCCCGCCGATGCGCAGCGTGTCGCCGCCGAACGCGGCGCGCACGCCGGTCTTGCCCAGCGCCTCCCAGGCCACGATGGAACGAATGGCGTAGATGCGCGTCTTGAGCTCGCCGCGTTCCAGCAGGTGCTGGTACAGGCCGACATCCCCGTCGGCGGACATGTCGGTCACGCTGGTCACCCCCACCTGCGCGGCGTGTTCCGAGGCGGCCTTGGCCGCGACGTGCTTTTCGTCCCGGGTCTTGTCGGGCACCGCGCGGTCCATGAGGTCCATGGCGCTATCCTTGAGGACGCCGGTGAGTTCGCCGGTCCCGGGGTCGCGGACGATGAGGCCGCCGGGCGGGTCTTTGGTTTCCCGGGTGACACCGGCCAGCTTCAGGGCGAGGCTGTTGGCCACGGCCATGTGACCGTCGAGCCGGCGCACCAGCACGGGATGATCGGGGGTGGCCGCGTCAATCATCTGCCTGGTCGGCAGGGGTGCCCCCGGCCATTTCTCGTGGTCCCAGTCGCCGCCCAGGATCCAGCGGCCCTTGGGGAGCTTGGTGGCGTAATCCTTGAGACGGCGGACCATCTCCTCGGGGGAGCGGGCGTCGCGCAAGTCAACGCTGGCCAGGGCGAATCCGCCCATGAGGAAATGAGTGTGGGAGTCGTTAAAGCCGGGGAGCACCAGCTTGCCGGCGGCATCAATGACGCGTGTGCTGGGGCCGGCCAGGAGGCGAATGTCGGGTGTGGCCCCGAGCGCCACAATGCGGTTGCCCAGGACCGCGACCGCCTCGGCGGTCGGCTGGGCGTCGTCCATCGTGTGGATCGAGGCGTTGAGGATAATGAGGTCGGGCACAAGGACGGGCTGTTTGGCGGGAGCAGGCGTAATCAACATGATGGTGGTAATGGCGACAACGGTTAGTAACGCTTTCATGCAAAGCTGATATCGTTCATCCGACAGGCACAGTTTAGAGGGGCTTTGCGATTTGTCACGCGTCATAAGTCGGGGGCAAACCGTGCGCGGTGACGAAGGCTGTTTGCCGCAACGGGATTTGATTGTGAGGCTGCGGGGTGATTGCTACGGTTCCGGCTGGTTCCTCAATTGATGTGAAGCCATGAAACTACCATGACCATTCCCGCCCTGTTTGTCGTGCTGCTGGCTATCCCGGTGTTGCTGTTGGGCGAACTCCTGGTCCGGCGCATCCGGCTGCTCGGGCGCTTCAATATCCCCGCGCCGGTCGTTGGCGGGCTGCTGGTGTCGGGGCTGGTTCTGCTTTGGAACCTGTCGGGGGCGGGAGCGGTGCAGTTTCAGAACAACGTAACGGCGCGTTGGTGGACGTGGCTGGTGACGGTTGAAATGGATTGGGTCAAGGCCCCGGCCAGGAATGTGAACACGCCGTTCCTCGTGGCGTTCTTCACCTGTATCGGGTTGAATGCCAGGTGGGACCTGGCGCGGCGTGGAGGAGCGCAGGTGCTGCTTTTCTGGGGGTTGGCAGCTGTCCTGGCCATGATGCAAAATGGCATCGGCGTGGGGCTGGCGAAGCTGCTTGGCGTGTCTCCATTGCTCGGGTTGGTCTGTGGCAGCGTGACCATGACCGGCGGCCATGGCACGGCGCTGGGTTTCGCCGCGGATCTGGAGAAAGCGGGGTTGCCGGGGGCGGCGGTCCTCGGAATGGCGGCGGCGACGTTTGGATTGGTGTGCGGCGGCTTGATCGGCGGACCAGTGGGGGGCGTGCTGATTCGACGGCGCAACCTCACCCCAGCGGCGAACGCGAGCACGCATCTGGAGGCCGGCCGCGTGGGCGATTCGGGGATTCTGAACGACCTTCACCTGCTGGCGGGATTTGGCCGGCCGTTTCTGACGCACCTGCTGCTGTTGCTGGGCTGTCTCAAAGCCGGGGCGTGGGTGAGTCATTTCATTCAACAAACGGGGATTACCTTCCCGGTTTACATGGGCGCGATGATGCTCGGCGTTGCCGCGCGCAACTTGCTGGACTGGCGCGGCGGCGAATGGGTGGACAGCGACATTATTGACACGCTGGCGTCGGTATCGCTCGGCCTGTTCCTCGCGATCGCCATGATGAGCCTGAATCTGATTGAGTTGGCCAACGCGGCCCTGCCGATGCTCATCATCCTTTCGGTGCAAGTGGTCGTGATGGCGCTCTACGCCTGGCTGGTGACATTTCGAGTGATGGGCCGTGATTATGATGCCGCTGTGATGGCCGGCGGGCATTGCGGGTTTGGGCTTGGAGCCACCCCCAACGCCGTGGCCAATATGAAGGCGCTGGTCGAGTCATTCGGCCCGGCGCCGCGAGCGTTTCTGGTGGTGCCCGTAGTGGGGGCGTTCCTCATTGATTTCGTGAACGCCGCGAATATCACCTTTTTCCTGAATGTGCTAGGTAGGTGATTTCGCAAGGCCACTACTGCATTGCCTGCCCACAGCGCAGAATCCAACCTGGCCGGTATCGGTTAGAATGATCTCACACGGCAGTTGGGCTCAAGACCTGCACCGCAAGCCGGGTTCCTTCGGCCACGCCTGCCAACCGCCGCCCCAACGACTGGCTTTGCCTGTCCCCCAAACCTAACTTACTCAACGCCCAAGCCAGCCCCGGCGATGGGACGGCGCCTATCCACCGAGACGGCTGTTCGGTTCAGGAATATGGGATTCTGCGCTGAAATGTCTTGGTCGGCGCGGAAACGGGCGCCTCGGCGTGGCGTCCCTGCCAACGGAATGAGCTTGATGTAGTTCTGCTGGGGTGATTAACCGGTGGCGGGCGAGAGCTTGGTTCGTGCAGGGAACTTCGTCCCTCCGCCGCCGACGCGGCAGTCAATCCGGCTTGGGCGGGTTACTCGCCAGGTAGTCCCGCCAGAGTTTGAGATCCACATACAGTTCGAGGAAGACCTGGGGGCGCAACTCGAAGTAGCGGACCATGACATGGGTTTGCTTCTCATCCAGTCCCGCGTGGAGTTGCGCCGAGACGATCATCACCGGTGCGTACTGCTCTAATTCCAAGTGGTCCCACCAGCCGACCTGCTTGAGGTTGCGCAGGTACCAGGGTAACGGCCAGTAATCGCCGTCGGAGGCCATTACTTTGACCAGCATCTGCCGGCCCTGCGGATGCACCTGGGCGAGGGCTTCGACCTGGCGGACAAGCTTCAACAGGTCGGGCGAAGTATGCGAATAAACATGGGGATTGCGCCGGTCGGCGGCGTAAGCGCCATTGGCCAGGACTGCCTGCCAGGCAAGATGACCCGACCCGGCCAGCAGGAGCAAGGTCAGGAGGATGCGCAAGATCCTCCGCCTCGCCTTGCCAACCAGCCAGGCCGCGCCAATCCCCGCCAGCAAAATCATGCCGTGCCAGAAGTTCAGCAGGCACCAGGGCGTCTTGTAGGAGATCAGGCTATAAGCCGTCGTGAGGGCAAAGGTGTAGAGCGCGAGGAACCGTACGAAGTTCGCGCTGCCATCAGCCAGTCCCCGGCGCACAAAGGCCGCCCAGGCGCCGACGAACGCCAGCGCCAGAATGATCGCCTCG encodes the following:
- a CDS encoding DUF4258 domain-containing protein, with the translated sequence MKYELSEHALMRMRERKIESAWLEQALTRPERTEPDADDPGMQHRLAAIAEQGYRVLRVVCDPRAHPLKVITVHFDRSMKGKL
- a CDS encoding leucine-rich repeat protein, with translation MRLLSLILVLALPAVTHSQFLFVTNNGAITITGYNGSGGTVVIPSETNGLPVTGIGFQAFYNRSSVTGITIPNSVTNIGEDAFRGCSGLTSMVIPDSVVGISAGMFQSCANLTNVMIPDSVTVIGDSAFYLCIWLNNVTIPDSVASIGVQAFYSCTHLTNLTIGGSVTSIGNNAFDSCTALADVRIPDSVTSLGSRAFYGCSGLTNVVVGNSVTNLPTDLFRNCSGLSTVALPTNLLSIQSGAFWLCTSLTNIAIPNAVRTIGGNAFQQCHSLTSVTIPDSVTSMGNSAFGVCSNLTSVTIGNGLTNIPFQCFSSCAALARVTIGNGVTSIGTIAFQFCRALTNVMMGNHIGTIGQSAFDSCTNLASITIPRSVTNIVDSAFYLCTGLRAVYFQGDAPTAGAMIFNYAFNVIVYYLPGTTGWTSTFKSRPALLWNPQAQGSGPNFGVRTNRFGFDIAGTANIPIAVEASSGLASPNWVLLASCTLTNGSVYFSDPDWTNYPTRFYRIRSP
- a CDS encoding DUF2283 domain-containing protein, with protein sequence MRLTIDPAADALYLRLNDTEIADSEQVAPGVVLDYDAQDNLVGVEMLHVSKRAGKGDMHRLLFETLGAASPETMTVQETPPPYGKRTP
- a CDS encoding amidohydrolase, which gives rise to MKALLTVVAITTIMLITPAPAKQPVLVPDLIILNASIHTMDDAQPTAEAVAVLGNRIVALGATPDIRLLAGPSTRVIDAAGKLVLPGFNDSHTHFLMGGFALASVDLRDARSPEEMVRRLKDYATKLPKGRWILGGDWDHEKWPGAPLPTRQMIDAATPDHPVLVRRLDGHMAVANSLALKLAGVTRETKDPPGGLIVRDPGTGELTGVLKDSAMDLMDRAVPDKTRDEKHVAAKAASEHAAQVGVTSVTDMSADGDVGLYQHLLERGELKTRIYAIRSIVAWEALGKTGVRAAFGGDTLRIGGLKGFSDGSLGSTTALFFEPYNDAPDTRGLLFDQMLPEGTMLKRVEAADKTGLQVMIHAIGDEAIWRILEIYRQTAEQNGARDRRFRIEHAQHIRLGDIPRFGQQKVIASMQPYHAADDGRWCNKRIGPERSKGTYAFRSLLDSGAVLAFGSDWTVAPLNPMEGLKAAVTRQTLDGKNPNGWVPEQKITLDEAIRAYTVGSAYAEFAENVKGTLTPGKLADLVMLDRDLYKINPAEIDKARVLLTVMDGKVVWETK
- the gltS gene encoding sodium/glutamate symporter, which codes for MTIPALFVVLLAIPVLLLGELLVRRIRLLGRFNIPAPVVGGLLVSGLVLLWNLSGAGAVQFQNNVTARWWTWLVTVEMDWVKAPARNVNTPFLVAFFTCIGLNARWDLARRGGAQVLLFWGLAAVLAMMQNGIGVGLAKLLGVSPLLGLVCGSVTMTGGHGTALGFAADLEKAGLPGAAVLGMAAATFGLVCGGLIGGPVGGVLIRRRNLTPAANASTHLEAGRVGDSGILNDLHLLAGFGRPFLTHLLLLLGCLKAGAWVSHFIQQTGITFPVYMGAMMLGVAARNLLDWRGGEWVDSDIIDTLASVSLGLFLAIAMMSLNLIELANAALPMLIILSVQVVVMALYAWLVTFRVMGRDYDAAVMAGGHCGFGLGATPNAVANMKALVESFGPAPRAFLVVPVVGAFLIDFVNAANITFFLNVLGR
- a CDS encoding DUF1343 domain-containing protein, which encodes MSAVGNRLTCWWHGCGKAAACGLGVALLAAGLPTAPAGATPVQQQLGELIMVAQGKRIGMITNPSGCDESGNLDADYLTNAPGVTITAFFAPEHGLRGTLPPGVGGGDYVDPATGIPVYDIYSLRNAPTDAQLAGVDLLVFDLQEVGVRFYTFLWTMTYCLEAAARNGKPFYIVDRPNPVGGMRVEGSPNTVDYGIIGRLGTGAAFGVATRHGMTAGEVAKMWNEEWMSPKVELHVILMPTWTRDQWWAETGRVFVRPSPNMRTTNTATVYPGTCIIEGSNLSEGRGTDKPFEKIGAPFINGATLASALATNGLAGVRFDPVTFTPTSSKHSGKLCGGVQVVVTNRDTFDPIRTGLCLLQTAYKVYPTQVTITSYAANLMGVPGLNTSLKTQSVDAIIAGWQTRLAQFRALRRNYLLYPEPGPSFASARQTGSGGGEFELVWQGLLGRDYRLWSHDQLSGAWDDAGDHPGTGGAVRVPLSPDSALRFYRLELLP
- a CDS encoding dihydroxy-acid dehydratase, with product MPYDSAFRFNAQDCIRTKDTAYTKDGGLAILYGQLAPEGCVVKTAGISDEFKQYCGPGFVFEGPCVIFESQEDACEGILGGKVKAGDVVVIRNEGPRGGPGMQEMLSPTSYIVGLGLSDKVALVTDGRFSGGTAGACIGHVSPEAVEGGPIGLLRNGDRLRIDFPNRRIDIVVPEAELAARKQTWQPVKRDLNGWLARYQKQVTNASQGGILAG